A single Atribacterota bacterium DNA region contains:
- a CDS encoding glycosyltransferase family 2 protein yields NKIVENREESIVVIIPAFNEEKNIKNVIRKCKEYVQKIIVIDDGSSDNTSQIAKNEDTIVIINRENLGKTDSLKKGFRKGTDESADIFLLLDADGQHNPDEIPLFLEKIHEGYDLVIGARKFRPELMPKIRILANAVSSYLVSLICGVKIEDSQSGYRALTREVVEEITITSSRFQADTEMIVKAAKHGFKVGFVPIETIYHPEAKSKVHQFIDPLRFIFLITRLAFYKKTKK; encoded by the coding sequence AAAACAAAATAGTAGAGAATAGAGAAGAGTCAATTGTAGTAATTATTCCCGCTTTTAATGAAGAAAAAAACATTAAAAATGTTATCAGGAAGTGTAAAGAATATGTTCAAAAGATTATAGTAATAGATGATGGTTCTTCTGACAATACTTCTCAAATTGCCAAAAATGAAGATACAATAGTCATTATAAATAGAGAGAATTTAGGGAAAACAGATTCTCTCAAAAAAGGATTCAGAAAAGGTACAGATGAGAGTGCTGATATATTTTTACTGCTTGATGCGGATGGCCAGCACAATCCGGATGAGATTCCCTTATTTTTGGAAAAAATCCATGAAGGTTATGATCTTGTAATCGGAGCAAGAAAATTCAGACCTGAGTTAATGCCAAAAATCAGAATCCTGGCAAATGCAGTTTCATCCTATTTAGTATCATTAATCTGTGGTGTTAAAATAGAAGACAGCCAATCCGGTTACAGGGCATTGACAAGGGAAGTGGTTGAGGAAATTACTATAACTTCAAGCAGGTTTCAGGCTGACACAGAAATGATTGTGAAAGCAGCAAAACATGGTTTTAAAGTAGGATTTGTACCTATAGAAACAATTTATCATCCTGAAGCAAAAAGTAAGGTTCACCAGTTTATCGACCCATTAAGATTTATTTTTTTAATAACCAGGCTTGCATTTTATAAAAAGACAAAAAAGTAA
- a CDS encoding DUF3796 domain-containing protein, whose translation MLEKNQKNKKIKGSLPPWWHGFLGFIGFFGFQGFSQHKPYTLLFFTFFAFFSYFKFLRKELEYLGLLGFVGIIVAVLGIIGVIQV comes from the coding sequence ATGTTAGAAAAAAATCAGAAGAATAAGAAAATAAAAGGAAGTTTACCTCCCTGGTGGCATGGTTTTTTAGGATTTATTGGATTTTTTGGATTTCAGGGATTTTCACAGCACAAACCCTATACCTTGCTATTTTTTACCTTTTTTGCTTTTTTTTCTTATTTTAAATTTCTCAGAAAAGAATTAGAGTATTTAGGATTACTTGGCTTTGTAGGAATTATTGTTGCGGTTTTAGGAATAATAGGAGTTATACAGGTATAA